TAAAGGGACTTAATGCTTGTCGTCGCGGAGTCCGCGCAGGCTTTCagctttacaataattttatggcatttttcgtttaatggaAGTCACTTCTGCaccaaaatccagtctatgcgaaaattgtcgtccctgataaacctgtgccgACTGCGCAGccttatcttggacgacattgTATACATATGCTTTAAGCCACATTTTCCCTGAAAGCGGCTTACTCAATCACTCAAATACGCGATGGATCATCTTTAAGCATTTTCTAGATGGTCATCTTTTGCATAAATTGCAAAATTCGAACTGCGTTATACACGTTTGGTTTCATACGATGATATAAATACACAATTCATTATGTTATAAGTACTTCGTTGGAAATGAATAGCTATAAGAAGGTGTTTTTTATGTACGGTGGATAACGTACGCTACTTGAACACAACCCTGCAGGTCATTACACCATGCGCGAGCATTATACACATGtaatttattaaccctttgcatgctggaaatgCTCTCGAGTTTGTTCCTGGAAAGATCCAGTACTGTAGGGAGATATTAATGACACTCCCACAGtgggcaccatatccactacgcaatGGCGACATTAAAACAATTCTGTCATCAATGGCCTTTAGGGGCCACGATTGACAGTCGCTAAGATATTACCAAACGTTCTGTAAATTATATATTCAAATCTAGCAAATCGCTTCGTGTGATAACTAGTATTACAACTATTAATACATCGTTTCCATTTATAAAAAGTTAGAAGGACTTCTGAATAGTGTTTGCAAGACAGTGGGTTAAACCTGTACGTGAAGATTGCACCATTGATTCGGATAATTCGATCTCGTCTTTTTGTTATCAAGTATCAGAGTAAATATACAAAGTGCTCAAATACTCTTCAAAGTAAACGTGCTCACGCCTTGAATGACGATAAAAGAACTTTGTCTATACAACACTTTCCGACAACTGTACAAACAATGTAATGCGTGTGTGTAACAGCTTATTTAACTCAATCTTTATCCGTTGCAATAGTGTGCATGTTCTTGTTGATTCAAAAGCACTTCACTCAAGCCGACAAAATGATTATTGTCATTTGCATTCAGTGAatacaatgtgttgtttttttcctttaattTTATATGCTTACACAAACTATTgtgtcttttttgtttaaaacgaaACACATTACATCGGAATAAATTGGTTggatataagctaaaaatggacGCGGAGTGTTTATTATGATAATGAAAAAGCAGGTAACATTGTTTAAATTTCGTATCCCCCCgtattctatttcaatattttactgcCTGTTTCCTGCACGTGTTGATGTTGATCATGATGATTAATTTGCAGCTACAGAAGCTGCAGCAACAACATGATTGCTAACTAATATCCTTTGCATGTTTGAAGCACACCATAAGCGAACAAACgtttatgtgcaaacagcaaaaaacagaacagcctgcgaataactcgcagtctgttcaggttttattttgtttgctacACATCAGTTACTAAGGGCTggaaatggagcctttaaaacttgaatctatttttttaaaaggtctttaattatatttaactttcaatgggacaacaaatgcgtcaaaaacgtgtctaagtggtaaagggtgacAATAGAAATACTGAAacgtgtgtgtgttttatatttttgtcCAGCACCATGAGCCAAGAAGAGACGAATTCTTCAGGACTAGAACTTGTCGATTACGTTACACTTACGTATGACGACATCGCCAACGTGACGACAGCAGATGCATATAATAACCCATCCGATAACGACTTATTTTTAACGAGAGTGATCGTTCAGTGTGTTATTCTGGCTCTGGCGATATTCGGAAACGTAGTTCTTTTCATCACAATGCGCATGCGCAAGAGAGCCTTAACGAGAGTGCACTGGTTCATTTTGCATCTGTGCCTCGCCGATCTTCTGGTAGCGTTTTTCAATATTCTGCCTCAGTTAATTTGGGACGTTATTGGCGAATGGAAAGCAGGAGACTTCATGTGCAGGTTCATTAAATTCATGCAGGTATTTGTCATGTACCTGTCCACTTACGTCCTTGTTCTGACTGCCCTTGACCGTCGTCGCGCAATATGCTCACCTTTACTGAGTCATACATGGACACACCGCCTCATTCATTTGTCAGTGGGCGGAGCTTACGCGATATCAGCGGTTCTAAGTGTTCCTCAAGCGGTAATTTTTAAATACCAGGAAACGTCCAATGGCTCCGGTTACATGAACTGCTGGGTACACTTCGAGCCTGAATGGACTTTGCATTTTTACGTTACCAGTTTTTACGTTCTGGTTTATATTATCCCGCTGCTCATTTTGATTTACGCGTATGGATCTATCTACTACGCAATATTCATACGCCATAAGCAATCTAAGCTCCCTCACAATAACTCTTATGAAAAGGCCTCTACTCATGGAACCTTGAAAGACAGTAAGACAGATCCTGTGTTAAAACGGAACGGTATAACCATCAAAGGTCTTAGAGTTTGTGTACTGTCAACATCCTCATCAAAGACATCAAAGTTGCGCAACAGTTCCCGCCCTGTTCTGCGGACGAATTCGTTCGCGGGATTATCACGCGCGAAAATGAGGACAGTAAAGCTGACACTGGTGATTATCGTGGCATATATTGGATGCTGGTCGCCGTTCTTCATCTCTCAGCTGTGGTGGTTGTATGATGTGAACGCACCGACAAATAGTAAGTAGAAAAGACTTAAAACGGTCCTacctgaaatattttaaataaaagaacttGTTCACATATATATGATGTTAAAGGTTTAGCATTAAGTGCTTTCTGATGATAAACTTAAGATTGTATGTGTATGAcctaagcaataaaacagaaaaagtaaTATGGAATTTGAAATAGCGAACTTTTGTTATATCTGCTTTGTTACGGCATGGGATATGTAAAGTAAAAGCTTTAATTATTTACATTCACTCGAATGTTATTTCGCGTGTGCGTGTTTTTACAATCTATTTGAACTCACATATTTACCTAGATGAAATTAAACTATCCAAATGTCATGCCTTATTCGTACAGAATTGGCCCTTTTAATTCAAGTATTCTGGTTTTCATCGGAAAAGCATAATGCTTCAACAGAGAATGAACGCCTtgaattttgattcaataatacatacaatattaatttttaattctATCAGTAGATAAAGGAACGATTTCTATGCTCCTATAATGGCCAGAATGTCTTATTTAATACTAAGGGACGTGATTTTTAACAGAATAGCCAAAAGCTAAATGCAAATGGGCTGTTGTCCTTGTTAAATCGTTACTCACCGTGTGTATATCATATCTCAAGAGAGATGCAACACGAACGTATATAAACAATTATCAAAAATTTATTACAAATACTCTACTatgcataataaatattattatgaaataataCGTGTTATCACGTTCTAATTTAGTAGAGGGGTCAAGTACAGTAAAATAGTAGTTTTCAAAATGATTATGAACAGCCTGTacaattttgttgttttctttcgtTTCAGACAAAGCAATCGTGATCATGTTGTTGCTAGCGAGTCTGAACAGTTGCTGTAACCCTTGGATTTACATGGCGTTTAGTGGAACTATTTCTTGTTGCAAGAAAAAGCCCATTCGTTCGTACCTTGGTTCCCCGTCACCGGGAGGGTACACAACCCGAACTACTTGCAGAGTTAATTCTTCTTGTCGACAGTCGAAATCAGTAACGACAACACCACTTACCCCGTCCCCATCGACGGCGATTTCATTTCATCACAATCCGTTGTTCGGTTAAATAATTTATTCTCAGGAAACAGTTTAGCAgagtttttatgttaaaaagCGAAATGATCGTTTGTGATTTTTAACGTCAGTGAACTATAATTACATATTTGTTCATACGTCATTcgatttaacataatataaaacaaaactggAAAATCGGAACGGTCTGTGTTCGTCTTCTTTAAGTCGAAATACAAGATAAATCACGCTTGTTGAATATGATAACCATGGTAACATGTAATGCTACACATGTTTACACGCATTTATTtgatattgttatttgtaatattaagtggattttttttattgtttagctGCATTCTTCAAttatacacattttgttttttgttattaaatttttTTCGCTTGTGTTTCAGTATTTATGAAAGTAAGGTTAAATTTAAGACTTTATGCCATAATGTTACATTTAAATTATGAATTTATACCGAATATTAACATTGAAATGAAAACTAAATTCcataattttaaagttaatttaagAATTCATTGCAgaatgcacatttttattaattttcctTTGTAAATCACGAGGTAACTACTGTACGACGGCTTCTGTTTCACGCATAATCGATTAACATTCGATGGTAGGCTGGTACATCAATGTTAACGGCGGGCTTTTGTATGTGTATAAAGTTAAAAACTATGTCGCAGGAGGAAATATTGGTATTAAATGCACTATATGTTGGTAAAAGCTTTTACTGCCAGtagtttatattattaatttaaagtcGTTGCCTAATCGTCATAGAGTAAAGAGATTAATGGGTTTCGTTAATACGAAAATGCTTACTTGGCGATAAAATGTCCAgacattaataatatttaacgtattttaaGAACATAAAGTTTCTTTCACTTAGACGTCAAACttaaatttacaatatttaaaatgatagtcaattttttaatttgacatactagatgtattttgcatacttttaaCAAGTATAGATTCTATAAAACATGTTGTGATGCAGATAACAACCGACGCGCATCGATGCAAATCATTAAAATATGGCAGGATTGTAGACAAATCAAATCATTAATATGGCAGGATTGTCGATAAAGAAAATACGCGTATAAAGAAGCGATCAATCATTATAgaaaaatgagtcgtgttctgagaaaactgggcaagtgcgtaaagtgtcgtcccagattagcagtccgtacaggctaatcaggaacgacactttccgcctaaattttttttaggatttttgctaagaagatacatcatttaaacggaaaatgtcaaaaaaggaaagtgtcgtccctgattagtctgtggactgcacaggctaatctgagacgacactttacgcacaaacattatgcccagttttctcagaacacgactcaaatatataaaaaaaaatgctgtcGTCTTACATAGATCTTAGAGTAAAGCGATCTCCGTCTCTCGTGATTGTACGTGAAATAAGTTTGTCTCCAGTTTCCGACTCAcataaagacaattatttgatGTAAGCAGGATAACTGGTATTATATTAAGTATTGTGCTGTTGTGCGTATCTCCCCTTTGTGTTGCAACATGCGTATTTTTACTTAATATTCCGTTACTTCttgtattgtaataattaaatCGAAAAAAAAGCTTTGTTTGCTTTATGTTAGAGTGACACGGGCGTTGAACCTCTGACATATGTTAAACAATAAGACGCATTGAACATATTTGTGCACGCCAATTACACAACgtgttttaatgaaactttattggataAATAGGAACATGCTCACTGGTGTGATATATGTCCCAATTCGTAGTTTCCCACACAAACAATTCAGTGATCATTCCAAGGAAtgttttttctttcatgaaatgataaaatataaaaagaacCTTTGCTCTTAAACATGTACTTGATTCTTTAAACAGATATCCGATGGCATTAGTTATTATGTTCTGTTAGACAATCAAACTCTTTTTTAGTCTGCTTCCACAATTTGCGTCAGTAATTTTAAGAACCATTCATCACACTTTCCATCCAAGATTGAAAGAACAATTCATCAAACTTTACGTTCAATATTGTGAGAACTATTCGTCACACTTTCCGTTCAATATTGAACAAACCATTTAACACACTTTCCATCCAAGATTGTAAGAACCATTCATCACACTTTCCGTAAAATATTGTTAGAACCATTCGTTACACTTTCcgtttaatattgaaaaacaccTTTACCACACTTTCCGTTCCATATTATAAGAACCATTCGTCACAAGAAACAATTTTTCAAACGTTTCGTTCAATATTATTAGAACCATATATCACACTTTCCGTTTAATATGGTAAGAACCATTCATCACACTTTCCGTTCAATATGGTAAGAACCATTTATCACACTTTCCGATCAATATTGTAGGAACCATTCATCACACTTTCCGTTCAATATTGTCGGAACCATTAATCACACTTTCTGTTGTATTATGTAAGAACCATTAATCACACTTTCCGTtaaataatgtaggaaccatttATCACACATTCTATTTTATATTGTAAGAACCATTCATCATACTTTCCGTTAAATAATGTAAGAACCATTCACAACACTTCCCGTTCAATATTGTAAGAATCATTCATCGCACTTTCAGGTTAATATTAAAGGAACATTTATTACACTTTCCGTCAAATATTCTAAGATCCATGCATCACACATTGCGTTCTGTACTGTAGGAACCAATTCTTATTGAGCCGTCACATTTTGAAGGGACTTGTTCATATATTCGTTTATTTTTGTCCCGTACTCATAGTAACTCCTAGCCCTAAACCTAACTCAGGAGTTTAAAGATTGACATTGAAGATCGATTCCTAAGTAAAATGTCATGACGTGCTGTATTTATCCAAAGTAAATTCTCTTCGATTTTATAGCTAAATGTATAGTCCGAATAGGGTGGGCGAAAATTTATTTCACTGCTGTACGGAGCATTCTACGTCAAAGTAGTCCGTTAGGTGCCcatcattgtgtcacaccggtcttactgacctgtgtgaatgcgcgctaagcattgtgggaaacggacttttttccatcatggcgttggtaaacataataaacacggaagtgaaaaatggtaattaattattatcaaaaacaggccccatcaaaccgggccagctgtaatatatacatggatgcagtttatgcttcaaaaggagccacttttcatgtcagtctattgtttgtaagaatcactaaacacgtaacttagactaactagagtttaaacacgttgcaagactgtatcttcgaaataataaataaatcaaaatcattaataaatatttataattaaatacctgctgaaatttgagaacgtaaacgatttaaaataaacgctgtgaacattacaaggaatcttacatgtaggcctcatgtgtgagaggattaatcagggataaaataaatggagttcaaaggatctaacattttgaggaggacgtcatagtatcttggacatttggcactttcatatatttatttagtagatactgaaaatgctgaatgtgctaattgcaacatcaaagacgagcaggtgagatttttacagctttatttttcttgacataatgttgtatgtattccatttaatttatatggcgctctagtcttatttataagacgcgcaaagaatttagagatactttttatatgggctaaattctttgctccaaatattacccatataaaaagtagcttaatatttaagagcgtcaaaaatttggactaatggcgctcaatttcagctcggctgttttcggggaaaaccctaggtattgtcatagctcgtcgtcagatgtcgGCGTCGAGCTAAaatctttacatcggctctaaaatcaaagtgcttccacctataacattgaaacctcacatgtatatgcaccgtgatgatttctacacaccacacccattttggggtcactcggtcaaaggtcaaggtcactaacctctaaaaattcttttaataaatttcatttattcaaaactgcaccgcagcctagcttggcacccataatgtggtgctcttgtttatatataattttaaaaatgtattaataaccagaatagtttatgcatgtataaataaaaagatacagccaatgctttgattgcgtatatgcaaaacaatgaagtccatatattgttaactgatttttaaaatgttgaatgtcacacattacgtaccagtccgtttatgtaccgacactttatgtaccatatttataatataaagagataactaatttaatatgaatgtgtgttattgatgaaatgtattttgtgtgatagtatttatgaattaagacttatatattggccatagattttatattttgtcagattgtctaagtgtcacttaGTGTctaagtttaatttattagcccaagtacatgtagtacttaataaatgatttattagtcttacctgaaattgaagtaaattataaaaattcatttgtctcttatcttatcctgactaaggattataaagtctaaaatgtttgtattatattgtataattgaaatgtgatactttgaagagaagagagaatgaccataatgttcaaactgtaaaaaaaatcaaattatttccttctttagactttaatcatgtttagagaatgaccttaattcattaggactgctatgaataaatggacaataacacctatattttatgtaggtggtacataaagtttcaaagtaccggtagtacataaaaggtctggtacatgtacataaggtgttacaccctaaaatgttcatggtatcagtgtttcaaaaatgtagtgtttttttattatgtattgcttaggttgttttgtttcaaatttgcatttattttaaagcattttaagtcattttgtgaattccatgttttttgtaatattaaggtgaattatgttgtacatggcgtcaaatattaattcatggtcgctatggtgtagagaacgATGTCCGCTGGaagtgggttcgatcaatactctggaagttctcattatcgtctccatggacaacaccttctggtgtaccaagtagtagtagtagtagtagtagtagtggtggtggttgtggtggtggtagtagtagtagtagtagcagtagaagtagtagcagttgtagtagtagtagtagtagtagtagtagtagtagtagactagtggtagtagaagtaagatcagtagtagtagttgctgttcttgttgtagtagtagataattaattaattagtagcagtagtagtaagagttgtaatggctgtgtttgtatttgtatttaattctgataatacaacacaatgatgctgctgctaacgatgatgatggatgatatgataatgctgctgctgattgtgatgatgattatatgatgggactttggtattataaaatttgtgaggttcaaacacaaaacctgttggataataaaacttctcattttatgacaaaagagctagattgtagagtaaaaaataagtataaaattcccttataagaaagctaccattaaaggaccatgacttgtgggcttcatcaaaagcaatgcatgaaacagttatatctctttcaaatgcactcaatattgctgttccaattgatatgctcagaaatgcttctggatgggcatacaccaatgagtactttccttcagttatttcttctaaagacacattaacaacactgtcgcccttaccaggaattccggacgccccccctaagatgttccctccccagacatttcccccattttagttttagtgcttacattacccccccccacccccaccccacaataaatttataatggtttggttgaagtataatcttgatttattataaaatgattattttgcttatgtaatatttttatatgaagcagcttgtttgttgttttatttggattaacattcattatttttgttaaactgtttaaggagtgcatgtaaatcattagtaagacctgcatgttggtgtactagaggaatactaggggaatacatgggatattctcaaaatcttacacatgttgttttttatataattaaataggatcaattgatgaattaattcagctTGAGTCAAcatgggctgggttgtggaactatagttatttgttgtttttaatccaattacatagggtactatgtaactgtcaaagaaaatatgcattcatacgcatataagccaagtgttggatgtcactgatattttcaattttactagtacctaattaagactaattaaaacagaattggactttccttgctaagtatttattattaataataaaataagctaatgtaatcaaaacatattgatattttaataatttaattcaatgatattaataatatttaaatttgccccaaaaaaactagggcaggtagataggaaggattttttttggaaaaccaacagtgttgtcagtgtaaaatatttgtaaagcttcttcaatttcagttgtacattttatgacctgcaacatattctatgctactttattttaatatggtaagtcattaaagtgttatttatttttcaactatataatctgctaatctcatataatgaattactaccccatttaaagatgacacctaatctaaattcattaatacaatagttataattgttttattgtaacatactattccactaaaaaatgaccatcatagaacatcaatgctgtgcttttactaaaattttcattgatctcgtttatttaaagaaaaaaatatctcaggcacttttaaaaaaatatataattagggtgtcaaaatttcgaggggtgaacggaagactgttgttactcatattaaataaagaaggagatactgcagttttccgttaAGCCCTcgatttaacaaactgaacaagtcaatttgaacttctcttgcaatgcaaatggagccacttgaaataccaaattgttcccatactagtcggcaatatagctatgacattgtgtctattcataacacgcatcagatacaccttctgaaactttttaagcggttttgaaaacgctatttcattgcaaactttcgtcaataaaggatacatgttgttatacaaccgaaagtgaaagtacagttaataaaaatgaataaagagcgaaattgatgaaaacttacgaaaattttaattgcttctaacataagaccgtaagactgaacaaaattatacttaacttttaaatcataacatgaaagtttacttataaagcaaattcttcattcatccgcggacttctttgtgtcgtagtcataaatgcctccaaatggaggtgcgtgatgcgtctaagtatagaggtgacaataacgtagtgacgtcaccatttatgtatagaatgaggTGCCCATTAACATCAACCCTTGCACGAAAAGTGATATACAGATGTCGCAGTATATTATATAACTGTCCTTGAACGGCGACTGATAATAGTTTTGCAAGCAAGCAGTCACTGTCAACCCGGTCGAAGCCCTTCATCATGTTGATAAAGCACGCATTTGTCGGTAAGCCTTGCGATTTTCTATTTCGGATGATAGAACATAGTGTATATTGATGGTCTGTACATGAACTCAGTTTCCGGAAGCCGTTTTGTTCATCTACTTTTATATCGTTCGAGTTCAGATATTTTGTTAGTCGGTTGTTTAAAACACATGAGAAAATTTTGCTTACCGCCGGTAGTAGACTTATTCCACGATAGTTGAGCTGTGAACGACGGTCGTTTGTGCTGCTTTTTGGGTATTGGTCTAATGATGGACGATGATCATAAAGCGGGTGTTATCCCGGTGATAAAAAATTTGTTAAATAGTGCATGGAGGAGCTTGTATGAGTTTTCCTTCTTAAAGAATTCATACAGGAGTAGGTCTTCACCAAAGTGCCATTTTTACAATTCAGAACAGCCTTTCTTATTTCAGCAATTGAAATATTAGCGTTCAAATTGAACACGAGTTGTCCTCCCGATGTGCACTTGTAGTCCTCCTTTTCGAAAAGTTCATTGTAATAGAGGTCACATAAAGAAAGGTATATTGAGTCTACACCATTCTTATTGCCAATGCAGAACTGTATTTGATCTATCATTATTTCTAATCTATAACTGTCTATGAAATCAGGGGGAATCGATTCATATTTAAACAGTTTGCTGCTAATCGGATTATCGTTCTTTTCACGTATAGTTTGACTCATGGCGTCCACATGCATGTTTATTTTGCGTTCGAGTTGACAATACAGTAACGAATGGTCAGGCATAGAGCATTCCGGTTTTATAGAAAACTCCACACATAAGTGCTTCACAGTGTACacttcaaatgttttaaacaagtgAATGTTTGAGTGTGATGTAAATACATAATTCACAACCGCCTTGCCCTTTGTTGCGCTAGAGGTATAATTGTCACTAGCTGGTGTAATTCGTCCATTTAGTACACACAGTTTTGTCTCGCGTAGGAATTCCAGAAATGACTcgccatgtttatttttttgtgaaatcAATTGCTTTTCTATGGGGTTTGTTGTCTACGAAAATAATGGTGTCGTTTGAGTCCGAAATTCTACTATTATTATCTCCACAGAACACAAGACAATCTGCAGTAGAATTCAGATGTACAATGCTTGTAAGGTG
This sequence is a window from Dreissena polymorpha isolate Duluth1 chromosome 16, UMN_Dpol_1.0, whole genome shotgun sequence. Protein-coding genes within it:
- the LOC127862445 gene encoding cephalotocin receptor 2-like — encoded protein: MSQEETNSSGLELVDYVTLTYDDIANVTTADAYNNPSDNDLFLTRVIVQCVILALAIFGNVVLFITMRMRKRALTRVHWFILHLCLADLLVAFFNILPQLIWDVIGEWKAGDFMCRFIKFMQVFVMYLSTYVLVLTALDRRRAICSPLLSHTWTHRLIHLSVGGAYAISAVLSVPQAVIFKYQETSNGSGYMNCWVHFEPEWTLHFYVTSFYVLVYIIPLLILIYAYGSIYYAIFIRHKQSKLPHNNSYEKASTHGTLKDSKTDPVLKRNGITIKGLRVCVLSTSSSKTSKLRNSSRPVLRTNSFAGLSRAKMRTVKLTLVIIVAYIGCWSPFFISQLWWLYDVNAPTNNKAIVIMLLLASLNSCCNPWIYMAFSGTISCCKKKPIRSYLGSPSPGGYTTRTTCRVNSSCRQSKSVTTTPLTPSPSTAISFHHNPLFG